A single genomic interval of Dyella sp. BiH032 harbors:
- a CDS encoding AAA family ATPase has translation MATSIDAPIEPVQSGPTTLRATPEDFRRWADVGQEMLLKLAEATNEPNERRVLRTFRKTEAMEIGRITEYRWNEARKKLKFGVSTTAEARVTLEEIHKIQEMLGIRPRRPKGSRAIRMAVANFKGGATKTTVAFHIGQAFPLRGYRTLLVDADPQGTLSRLMGFRPENIDPDMTLTSLFENVSKEQKDRIGLRPQPTHIDGLDIIPASLEMTGSDIHIASAFMQKVEGASEFYRLFDDALAAIEDNYDIIVIDTAPAFSFLALNVLWAANSLVVPLPPSFPDFSATVDFCGMSGDLISAISRLKGFGKSWSPTVFMHSRSESTNAAADVRTFAGHLFGRYRVEEGIPKLSAVENALSQMRSIYEVTGAEVDSRALRRARDAVDQFSDRLVKLIEGEWAEQVRESEVVENDHE, from the coding sequence ATGGCTACGTCCATTGATGCCCCCATCGAACCGGTTCAGTCGGGGCCGACCACCCTTCGGGCCACCCCGGAAGACTTCCGTCGCTGGGCCGACGTCGGCCAGGAGATGCTGCTGAAGTTGGCTGAGGCCACCAACGAACCTAACGAGCGACGTGTGCTCCGGACGTTTCGAAAGACCGAAGCGATGGAGATCGGTCGCATCACTGAGTACCGCTGGAACGAAGCTCGAAAGAAGCTCAAGTTCGGCGTCTCCACTACCGCCGAAGCTCGCGTCACCCTGGAGGAGATCCACAAGATCCAGGAGATGCTCGGCATCCGACCGCGACGCCCCAAGGGTAGCCGTGCCATCCGCATGGCGGTAGCCAATTTCAAGGGCGGCGCAACCAAGACGACGGTTGCGTTTCACATCGGACAGGCGTTCCCGCTCCGCGGCTACCGCACGCTACTGGTGGACGCCGATCCCCAGGGAACCCTGAGCCGCCTGATGGGTTTCCGACCCGAGAACATTGACCCGGATATGACCCTTACCTCCCTGTTCGAGAACGTCTCGAAGGAGCAGAAGGATCGTATCGGTCTGCGGCCTCAGCCGACCCATATCGACGGCCTCGACATCATCCCGGCGTCGCTGGAAATGACGGGCTCGGACATCCACATCGCCTCTGCCTTCATGCAGAAGGTTGAGGGTGCATCTGAGTTCTATCGTCTTTTCGATGACGCCCTGGCGGCGATCGAGGACAACTACGACATCATCGTTATCGACACAGCGCCGGCCTTCAGCTTCCTTGCCTTGAATGTGCTTTGGGCCGCCAACTCGCTTGTTGTCCCCCTGCCCCCGAGCTTCCCGGACTTCTCCGCCACGGTCGACTTCTGCGGCATGAGCGGCGACCTGATCTCAGCGATTTCGAGACTGAAGGGCTTCGGCAAAAGCTGGAGTCCCACTGTGTTCATGCACTCGCGCTCGGAGAGCACGAATGCGGCGGCTGATGTGCGTACGTTTGCCGGGCATCTGTTCGGCCGCTACCGCGTCGAGGAAGGCATTCCAAAGCTCAGCGCCGTTGAGAATGCTTTGTCCCAGATGCGTTCCATCTACGAAGTCACTGGCGCCGAGGTCGACTCGCGCGCCCTGCGCCGCGCCCGTGACGCGGTGGATCAGTTCTCGGACCGCCTCGTCAAGCTGATCGAGGGTGAATGGGCAGAACAAGTTCGCGAATCAGAAGTAGTGGAGAACGACCATGAGTAA
- a CDS encoding ParM/StbA family protein → MKMCSIATAIAALDIGYGNLKALGLRPGASEPDVIKLPIGAAPLEQAPKALGGGYDLRGGERVTINGLPWVAGTDPQILQGFTRQADPSYIYSPEYLALYYAALSRLDYDHIGILVTGLPCDQFDGPDSRVIRQRLSERLKGEHQISENRRVKVDRVLVLAQPMGTYASLFHDQDTANDGRTILIIDPGFYSVDWVLMQGGSVRGGTAQTNPQATGRILELAARQISENHGGAQLSVNRLEAAFRNGQGTMQLGIHTVHYRNYIDQAAASVSRQVMAAILSSLRDLGDVIDCVILTGGGAELFEPAAKAQFKSSQVISTPDPVMANAEGYLWLAHRAAMSAERQAGQAAAQQRRA, encoded by the coding sequence ATGAAAATGTGCAGTATCGCCACCGCTATCGCAGCGCTGGACATTGGCTACGGCAATCTGAAGGCCTTGGGCCTTCGCCCCGGTGCCAGCGAGCCCGATGTGATCAAGCTTCCGATCGGCGCCGCGCCGCTGGAGCAGGCCCCGAAAGCTCTCGGTGGCGGCTACGACCTGCGCGGCGGCGAGCGCGTGACGATCAACGGCCTGCCGTGGGTCGCCGGGACCGATCCGCAGATCCTGCAGGGTTTCACCCGGCAGGCTGATCCGAGCTACATCTACTCGCCGGAGTACCTGGCGCTCTACTACGCGGCCCTGAGCCGCTTGGACTACGACCACATTGGCATCCTCGTCACCGGTCTGCCCTGTGATCAGTTCGACGGTCCGGATAGCAGGGTCATTCGTCAGCGCCTCTCCGAGCGCCTGAAGGGAGAGCACCAGATCAGCGAGAACCGCCGGGTCAAGGTCGACCGTGTCCTCGTGTTGGCCCAACCGATGGGCACCTACGCGTCCCTGTTCCACGATCAGGACACCGCAAATGACGGACGGACCATCCTCATCATCGATCCTGGCTTCTACTCGGTCGACTGGGTCCTCATGCAGGGCGGCTCCGTGCGTGGCGGGACCGCTCAAACGAATCCCCAGGCCACCGGGCGGATCCTGGAGCTGGCAGCTCGCCAGATCTCCGAGAACCACGGCGGTGCCCAGCTCAGCGTCAATCGCCTCGAAGCGGCGTTCCGCAACGGCCAGGGGACGATGCAGCTGGGCATCCATACGGTCCACTATCGGAACTACATCGACCAGGCCGCCGCATCCGTGTCGCGCCAAGTGATGGCCGCCATTCTGTCCTCCCTGCGCGACCTGGGTGACGTTATCGACTGCGTGATTCTCACGGGCGGCGGCGCTGAGCTGTTCGAGCCGGCCGCAAAAGCTCAGTTCAAGTCGTCGCAGGTCATCTCCACGCCGGACCCGGTGATGGCCAATGCTGAGGGCTATCTGTGGCTGGCCCATCGCGCCGCGATGTCGGCCGAGCGGCAGGCTGGCCAGGCTGCTGCTCAGCAGAGGCGCGCCTAA
- a CDS encoding CFI-box-CTERM domain-containing protein, protein MKPRSPEAGEYLAATKLASMAFCEVRLLKERELGVRETAEQADAKRGGDHEHARFHAVVSQSHNSQPQGRDTRCFIASAVYGVSDPRTDELRAWRDSTLLPSTFGRVCVRTYHAISPFVASALDRWPLLKPPVSRVLDWVRQGLAGK, encoded by the coding sequence ATGAAGCCGCGCTCGCCTGAGGCCGGGGAGTACCTCGCCGCAACCAAGCTGGCTTCGATGGCCTTCTGCGAGGTTCGCCTCCTGAAGGAGCGCGAGCTTGGGGTTCGCGAGACGGCTGAGCAGGCCGACGCGAAGCGGGGAGGGGATCACGAGCACGCCCGCTTCCACGCGGTGGTGAGCCAGTCCCACAACTCCCAGCCGCAGGGGCGCGACACCCGTTGCTTCATCGCGAGCGCCGTGTACGGGGTCAGCGATCCACGTACGGACGAGCTGCGTGCCTGGCGCGATTCGACGCTGCTCCCGAGCACCTTTGGACGGGTGTGCGTTCGTACCTACCATGCAATCAGCCCGTTCGTGGCCAGCGCGCTGGACCGCTGGCCGTTGTTGAAGCCGCCCGTGAGTCGGGTGTTGGACTGGGTCCGCCAAGGATTGGCGGGGAAGTAA
- a CDS encoding S49 family peptidase: MSEQNEQRHEKPDGTWQGAIIEVAAQAAQHFAHQEQREKHEATWRKVRRAIFMGLAVGGFLTYWMFVRSLAGSGVEGDPTTDAVALIPVQGEIANSTRASADKVLAMLDRACDNKKVKYIVLDIDSPGGSPTEAERMVSGLNQCRAKSGKPIYSIIGQIGASASYMVAVHTDRIYAGRYSVVGSIGAIMRYIDASEAASKLGLTEHVFRSGALKGGVSPWSKTSPEDAALNTELVRQMGQGFVDDVIATRGQRLHATRDVISSGRIWTSAEALDMGLIDGVAVLEDLKATQFKGLKITKYDSRAPVSRYLGLDETFHSILSDALQPRFQ, encoded by the coding sequence GTGAGCGAACAGAACGAACAGCGGCACGAGAAGCCGGATGGGACCTGGCAGGGGGCGATCATTGAGGTTGCTGCGCAGGCTGCCCAGCACTTTGCCCACCAAGAGCAGCGCGAGAAGCACGAAGCGACTTGGCGGAAAGTCCGCCGAGCCATCTTCATGGGACTAGCGGTCGGTGGGTTCCTGACCTACTGGATGTTCGTACGGTCTCTGGCGGGCAGTGGGGTGGAAGGTGATCCGACGACCGACGCCGTCGCGCTCATTCCGGTTCAGGGCGAGATTGCCAACAGCACCCGCGCCTCGGCAGACAAGGTTTTGGCGATGCTGGATCGGGCCTGCGACAACAAGAAGGTGAAGTACATCGTGCTCGACATCGACTCGCCGGGCGGTTCGCCGACTGAGGCGGAGCGGATGGTCTCGGGTCTGAACCAGTGCAGGGCGAAGTCGGGCAAGCCGATCTACTCGATCATCGGTCAGATCGGTGCCTCGGCGTCGTACATGGTCGCGGTGCACACCGACCGGATTTACGCTGGCCGGTATTCCGTGGTCGGTTCGATCGGGGCGATCATGCGGTACATCGACGCGAGCGAGGCCGCTTCCAAGCTTGGCCTCACGGAGCACGTCTTTCGCTCCGGCGCTCTGAAGGGAGGCGTGTCGCCTTGGTCGAAGACCTCGCCGGAGGACGCGGCCCTCAACACCGAGTTGGTGCGCCAGATGGGGCAGGGCTTCGTCGATGACGTCATTGCTACCCGTGGTCAGCGACTGCACGCGACGCGGGACGTGATCTCGTCAGGTCGCATTTGGACTTCGGCTGAAGCTTTGGACATGGGGCTGATCGACGGCGTGGCCGTGCTCGAGGATCTGAAGGCCACCCAGTTCAAGGGGCTGAAGATCACCAAGTACGACAGTCGGGCTCCGGTGTCTCGTTACCTGGGTCTGGATGAGACCTTCCATTCGATCCTCTCCGACGCGCTCCAGCCGAGGTTTCAGTAA
- the mobI gene encoding conjugative transfer protein MobI(A/C), which produces MTGTDTKEATRQIALNAQEAQRGLDRLTAIAAEIQIAEAMLEAEAESLVEEFRNSRTKLRDEEKLQREAATEPAKGSLYSPLNISVRAHKGSMELYWFTQNKGKGERSAFKYIPQGRSGRGSGHGYHLTTLLAHARPYEREIVREAEREATSIRHRRAELLEIRRSVQRLIRRYEERIQGVPEAVPADDAPGLVPMPEAR; this is translated from the coding sequence ATGACTGGGACAGACACCAAAGAAGCCACACGCCAAATCGCGCTCAACGCGCAGGAGGCACAAAGGGGGCTCGATAGGCTCACTGCCATCGCAGCCGAAATCCAAATCGCCGAGGCAATGCTCGAAGCCGAAGCCGAGTCTCTCGTCGAAGAGTTCCGCAACAGCCGAACTAAGCTCCGCGACGAAGAGAAGCTCCAGCGAGAAGCCGCGACGGAGCCAGCGAAGGGAAGCCTGTACTCACCACTGAACATCAGCGTGCGAGCCCACAAGGGTTCGATGGAGCTGTACTGGTTCACCCAGAACAAGGGGAAGGGTGAGAGGAGTGCCTTCAAGTACATCCCGCAAGGAAGGAGTGGGAGGGGGAGTGGCCACGGCTATCACCTGACCACCTTGCTCGCGCATGCCAGGCCGTATGAGCGGGAGATCGTCCGTGAGGCCGAAAGGGAGGCGACCTCCATCCGCCACCGCCGAGCCGAGCTGCTCGAGATCCGTCGATCCGTGCAGCGCCTGATCCGCCGCTATGAGGAGCGGATTCAAGGTGTGCCTGAGGCGGTGCCTGCCGACGACGCGCCCGGGTTAGTACCCATGCCCGAGGCGCGATAA